The Pecten maximus chromosome 14, xPecMax1.1, whole genome shotgun sequence genome includes a region encoding these proteins:
- the LOC117342917 gene encoding uncharacterized protein LOC117342917 has product MAFVYDLCVVGAGMTGAAAAREASIIDNYKVCLVGPAEPKVRKVNTGKEVFGAHYDEARIASSTSSKVPVWGILAERSIRRYSELEHLSGVHFYDSVGSLTVGTRNSEYLNKVEKQANSQGYAHSMDILDSQQLRRKYPFFNFSSEDQGIAEENTAGIINPRKMVMAQISVASKNGCDVIRETVTGIVRQPDGNSRVVTENGRLIMTRKVLLATNVFTEIHNLLGDIRPLYVPMPQTVTLAEISPQDATRLRNMPSLKYRGYGEPSWPSDYLRNNNDQIDFYMLPPVRYPDGKYYIKLGHSDDILKGPLQVSEMQKWYCGEGDKALEEQMFRLLQRLLPGVTFLSHHGDACITMVTPNSQPYVDLVTPTVGVVMGDNGWAAKSSDEIGRIAARMIVQSDWSYDLPKHMFKLYTNVTGPPPASKL; this is encoded by the exons ATGGCGTTTGTGTACGACCTGTGTGTCGTAGGGGCAGGAATGACAGGCGCCGCGGCTGCTCGCGAGGCCTCGATAATCGATAATTACAAGGTGTGCCTTGTTGGACCAGCTGAACCTAAG GTACGAAAAGTTAACACGGGTAAGGAAGTTTTCGGCGCACACTATGATGAAGCTAGGATTGCATCATCGACGTCATCCAAGGTTCCAGTTTGGGGTATACTGGCAGAGAGGTCCATTCGTAGATACAGTGAGCTGGAACATCTGTCGG GTGTGCATTTCTACGACAGTGTAGGATCACTAACCGTCGGAACGAGGAACTCTGAGTATCTTAACAAAGTAGAAAAACAAGCCAATAGCCAAGGATATGCACATAGCATGGACATATTGGACAGTCAACAGTTAAGGCGCAAATATCCATTCTTCAATTTTTCATCAGAAGATCAAGGCATTGCTGAGGAAAATACTGCAGGTATTATAAACCCGAGAAAAATGGTAATGGCACAAATAAGTGTGGCTTCAAAAAACGGATGTGACGTAATACGTGAGACAGTGACTGGGATAGTTCGACAACCAGACGGAAACAGTCGAGTTGTCACGGAAAATGGGAGATTAATAATGACTAGAAAAGTGCTGTTGGCGACAAATGTTTTTACAGAGATACATAATCTCCTCGGTGATATCAGACCGCTTTACGTACCCATGCCACAGACTGTTACTCTGGCCGAGATTTCGCCCCAAGATGCAACACGTTTACG GAACATGCCATCTTTGAAGTACAGAGGATATGGAGAGCCGTCTTGGCCGTCCGATTACCTCAGGAACAACAATGATCAAATCGATTTCTACATGCTTCCTCCTGTCAGGTACCCTGATG GTAAATACTATATCAAGCTAGGTCACAGCGATGATATTTTGAAaggtcctttacaagtgtctGAAATGCAGAAATGGTACTGCGGAGAAGGGGACAAGGCTTTGGAAGAACAAATGTTTCGACTTCTACAAAGATTATTACCTG GGGTAACGTTCCTCAGCCACCATGGCGATGCTTGCATTACTATGGTGACGCCTAACTCACAACCATACGTTGATCTTGTCACTCCAACGGTTGGCGTTGTCATGGGTGACAATGGATGGGCGGCGAAATCAAGCGACGAGATCGGACGTATTGCTGCTAGGATGATAGTACAATCAGACTGGTCGTATGACCTTCCAAAACATATGTTTAAGTTGTATACTAATGTGACAGGCCCACCACCTGCTTCAAAACTGTGA
- the LOC117342195 gene encoding ankyrin repeat domain-containing protein 39-like isoform X1: protein MSNSSHSCSGHFASPSVHQTLDELDFGRGIWMSALDGDVDEVEKHLSKGVSPNLTDNSGYTALHYACRHGRKLVCELLLRHGADANSMTKSGRVTPLHRAAYCGHEDIVSILLKNRADPLIKDVDGKTALHKAVEEGKTAVMKLIVTQCPSCTSVVDSKDKKPVDYLSADQQENLTFLNQAEQKHKMERTLQN from the exons ATGTCTAACAGTTCACATTCGTGTTCGGGGCACTTTGCCAGTCCGTCAGTCCACCAGACACTAGACGAGTTGGATTTTGGAAGAGGAATATGGATGTCTGCGCTTGATGGAGATGTTGACGAAGTTGAGAAACATTTATCGAAAGGTGTATCTCCAAATCTCACTGACAATTCCGGTTATACAGCTCTG CATTATGCATGCCGACACGGGAGGAAGTTAGTATGTGAACTGCTTCTGAGACATGGCGCCGATGCCAACTCCATGACTAAATCTGGAAGAGTTACCCCCCTTCATCGAGCAGCATATTGTGGGCATGAAGACATTGTCTCCATTCTATTGAAGAACAGAGCAGATCCTCTAATTAAGGACGTGGATGGCAAAACAGCATTACACAAG GCTGTAGAAGAAGGGAAGACAGCTGTGATGAAGCTGATTGTAACACAATGTCCGAGTTGTACCTCTGTCGTGGATTCTAAGGACAAGAAGCCAGTGGATTATTTATCAGcagatcaacaggaaaacctgacATTTCTTAATCAGGCagaacaaaaacacaaaatggaGAGAACTTTACAAAACTGA